In Malania oleifera isolate guangnan ecotype guangnan chromosome 8, ASM2987363v1, whole genome shotgun sequence, a single window of DNA contains:
- the LOC131163031 gene encoding uncharacterized protein LOC131163031 — translation MEDRAVVLVLSLVLFSSIRSAVGSDNVVDERQLMAANFSWSADGAAEDTLDAVAAESWTAWANHKLQMIFSHVDFFRLSIYLCQPISTVLLNLLWLYLRFLPSPFNFGIIV, via the exons ATGGAAGACAGAGCAGTGGTTTTGGTATTGTCGTTGGTGCTGTTTTCTTCAATCCGGTCGGCGGTGGGTTCGGACAATGTGGTAGACGAGCGGCAGCTGATGGCGGCGAACTTCTCTTGGTCCGCCGATGGTGCGGCGGAGGATACCCTCGATGCCGTTGCCGCCGAGTCATGGACCGCCTGGGCCAACCATAAGCTACA GATGATCTTTAGCCATGTCGACTTCTTCAGACTAAGCATTTATTTGTGCCAACCAATCTCCACAGTTCTCCTCAACTTGCTATGGCTGTATCTTCGCTTCCTACCTAGTCCATTCAACTTCGGCATTATTGTTTAG
- the LOC131163032 gene encoding protein RADIALIS-like 4, whose product MASRHWTSEQNKQFENALAMYDQDTPDRWQKVAKAVGHGKSAEEVKHHYEILLEDIGKIESDQLPLQYYNTTGSNRRICGRTENLKIN is encoded by the exons ATGGCGTCCAGACATTGGACTTCGGAGCAGAACAAGCAATTTGAGAATGCGTTGGCTATGTATGACCAGGACACCCCTGACCGCTGGCAAAAAGTAGCCAAGGCTGTGGGGCACGGGAAATCTGCAGAGGAGGTGAAGCATCATTACGAGATCCTCCTGGAGGATATCGGGAAAATTGAATCCGACCAACTCCCTTTACAGTACTACAACACCACTGGCAGCAACAGGAGGATTTGTGGACGAACAGAG AATCTAAAGATCAACTGA